The Synechococcus sp. RS9916 DNA segment TACAGGCCGGTCACGGCATAGCGGCTCTTGGGCTGTTGAGGCTTTTCCTCAAGGCACAAGACCCTTCCCTGGGCATCGAACTCGGCCACGCCGTAACGCTCCGGATCACTTACCGGGTAGGCAAAGACGGTGGCGCCTGCTTGGTTGGCGTTGCTGCGCACGAGCTGAGGAACCAGATCGTGGCCGTGGAACAGATTGTCCCCGAGAATTAGGGCGGCAGGTGCACTCGCCAGGAACTCGGCGCCGATCACAAAGGCTTGGGCCAGACCATCGGGGCTGGGTTGCACCGCATAGGTGATCTCCATCCCCCACTTGCTGCCATCTCCCAGTAAGCGCTGGAAAGCTGCCTGGTCATGAGGTGTGGTGATCAGAAGCACTTCGCGAATCCCGGCCAGCATCAGCGTGCTGAGCGGGTAATAAATCATCGGCTTGTCGTACACCGGGAGGAGTTGCTTGCTCACCGCCTGAGTGATCGGATGTAGTCGACTGCCAGATCCACCCGCGAGGACGATGCCTTTCCTTTGCATTTGCTTAATTCGTCTTTTGAATTGAAAGATTCTTGTCAGGCAGGAGATAAAGCTGGTTTAGCTGGCTATGGATTTTTGGTCGCTGCGCCCGTAAACGTCGTCGAAGCGCACGATGTCGTCTTCGCCGAGATATTCGCCGCTCTGCACTTCGATCATTTCCACAGCGATGCGGCCAGGGTTGCTGAGGCGGTGGTGGCAGCCCATGGGGATGTAAGTGCTTTGGTTTTCGCCCACCAGTTGCTCTTCGCCGTCGCGCTCCACTAGGGCAGTGCCGCGCACCACCACCCAGTGCTCCGCCCGGTGGTGGTGCATCTGGAGCGACAGGCTGGCCCCCGGTTTCACCGAGATGCGTTTCACCTGCCAGCGGCTGCCTTCCATTACCCCGGTGTAGTGGCCCCAGGGGCGGTAAATCCGCCGGTGGGCCTTGCCCTCGGGGCTGCCGTCGGCTTCCAGTTGGCCCACCACGCGCTTCACGTTCTGGGCTTGATCGCGGCTGGCCACCAGGACGGCGTCGTCGGTTTCCACCACCACCAGGTTGTCGATGCCCAACCCCACCACCAGCCGGTGTTCGCTGCGCAGATAGCAATTGCTGCTGCCTTCGCTGATTACCCGGCCGCGCAGCACATTGCCCTCACTGTCTTTGTCGGAGGTGTCCCAGAGCGCGCTCCAGCTGCCCACGTCACTCCAGCCGGCATCCAGCGGCAGTACAGCGCCCAGCTGGGTTTGTTCCATCACGGCCACGTCGATGGCCACGTTGGGGCAGCGGGCAAAGGCACTCTTGTCGAGGCGACGGAAGTCGAGGTCGGCAGCGTCCTGTTCCAGGGCGGCTCGGCAGCAACTCACCACCTCGGGTGCCAGCCGTTCCAGTTCCGCCAACATGGCGCTGGCACGGAACAGGAACATGCCGCTGTTCCAGGTAAAGCGGCCGGTGGCTAGGAAGCCTTCGGCCTTAGCCCGATCCGGCTTTTCCACAAAGCGGGCGATCGGTGTGGGACTGAGGGTGCCGGCTTGAAGTGGTGCGGTGGCTTCGATGTAGCCATAGCCGGTCTCCGGTGCGGTGGGCACGATCCCGAACGTCACCAATTGGCCGGCCTCAGCTGCGGCACGGCCCGCCTCCACCGTGGTTCGGAACTGGGCGCCATCGCGAATCACATGGTCGGCAGCCAACACCAGTAGCAGTGGGTCTTCGCCACGGGAGGTGGCCTGGAGGGCAGCAATGGCCACTGCCGGAGCTGTGTTGCGGCCCATGGGCTCAAGCAGAATGGCGCTCGGCTTGATGCCGATCTGGCGCATCTGTTCAGCCACGATGAAGCGGTGATCTTCGTTGCAGATCACAAGGGGATTCGCCAGGTCTTCAAGGCCTTCTAGTCGCTGCTGGGTCTGTTGCAGCAGAGTGTCATCACCACTGCCGCCGAGAGCCCAGTACTGCTTGGGATAGCTGGCGCGGGACAGAGGCCAGAGGCGGGTGCCCGTGCCGCCGCAGAGAATGACAGGAATCAGGGGCGTGCTCACCGAAGCCTTGGCGCTTTTGGGCAGATCCTGCCCCACTCCGCAGGTCCTGTCAGCCCTGGTGGGTCACAGCTCCAGCAGGCCAGGTGGTGGCGTGAGCAGCAGCCAGCCGTCGTCGACGTGCACCTCCGGCACGATTGCCTCCACGAACGGCACCATCAAGGTGTCGCCGTCGGGTGTTTTCAGCTCGAGGAGCTCGTTGCCGCCGCTGATCAGATCACTCACCGTGCCGATCGCGTCTCCGTCGGCGCTCAGGCGGGCTTCCAGTCCCACCAGATCCAGCAGGTGGAATTCCCCTTCTTCCAGTTCGGGGCGGTCGTCGGCCGGCACCATCAAGGTTTGGCCGATCAGGGCTTCGGCTGCTTCGCGGTTGTCGATTCCTGCAAAGCGCACCACAAATACGCTCCTACCCGGCAGTTGACGACCACTTTTCAGTTCCATTTCTCTGGGGGCGGATCCCCGTGCTTTCAGCCAGCGGCTGCCGGGATCAGTGAACCGCTCTGGAAACTCACTGGCGGGGTTAATGCGCAGCTCGCCCTTCAGACCCTGAACACCCACCACCTTGCCCACCGGCAACCAGTCTTCGGAGGATGTGGGAACCGCGGGGGCGCCGGCGCTGAACATGGCCACAAGAGGAGACGTCACTCAATAATCCAGCTTGGCGATACGAGAGCTTTGTTCATTTCTTGACTCTGCCAACCAGCCAGAGGCTGAATTGGTTTTTGAAAATGCAATTACTCTCTGAGCCGGCCTAATGAAAGGTTTCGTTCAAAATCCTGTACCGCTGATAGGAGACCCTCTGATAGTGGAATCCGAGCCGACCATCCTAATTCACTTAGCCGGCTCACATTGAGTTGTTTTTTTGGTGTGCCGTCGGGTTTGCTGGTGTCCCAGTGAATGGTGCCGCTGTAGCCGACTGCTTCGGCTACTTGCTCGGCGAGTTCGCGGATACTGAGGTCGATACCGGTACCTACGTTGAGAAAGGCGAGCGGTGCGCCCTGATCGTCTTTCGGTGCATTGGCGGATAGAGCTGACCAGTTCTCGAGGGCAAAGACGCAGGCCTCACCCAGGTCATCGGCGTGCAGGAATTCGCGAAGGGGCGTGCCGCTCCCCCAGCAGGTCACCGAGGGGGCGTTTGCTTGCTTGGCTTCATGGAAGCGGCGGATGAGGGCTGGCAGAACATGGCTGCCGGTGGGATGATAGTTGTCACCGGGCCCGTAGAGATTGGTGGGCATCAGGCTGATGGCATCAAAGCCATGCTGTTGGCGCAGGGCTTCCGCGAGCTTGATCCCGGCGATTTTGGCGATGGCGTACCACTCGTTTGTGGGCTCCAGAGCGCCGGTGAGCAGTGTTTCTTCTCGGATCGGTTGCTCGGCGAATTTGGGGTAGATGCAGCTGCTGCCGAGAAACAGCAGCCGGCGGGTGCCGGCTTGCCAGGCCGCTTCCATCACGTTGGTCTGCAGACTGAGATTCTGCAGCAGGAAATCGGCGGGACGGCTGCGGTTGGCCTCAATGCCGCCGACGGTGGCGGCCGCCAGCACCACCACATCAGGGTGGTTGGTTTGCATCCAGGTGCTGACGGCCTGGCCATCGAGCAGATCGAGCTTTTGACGCGTGGGGGTGAGTAGTGCCCCGCCGCGCGCTGCATCGCCATAGCCCTTGCGCGTCAGCCCGCGGCTGATGGCACTGCCGGCCATGCCGCGGGCACCGGCAATGAAGATGCGGTCGCTTGCGCGGAGCAGAGATTTTGAGGAAGTGTTTGTCATTCCCGTGCCCCCACCACCTGGAAGCCTTTGGCTTGGAGGTAGGCCTCTTTACGGGCTTCTTCCTGGTCGACGGCGATCATCTCGTTGACCAGTTCTTCCAGGGTGGTGGTGGGCGTCCAGCCAAGCTTCTCGCGGGCGTTGGTGGGATCCCCGAGCAGGGTCTCCACTTCCGCGGGGCGGAAATAACGAGGATCGATGCGCACCACGATGGCTCCGGTGTCGCTGCGGCGGCCGGTTTCTCTTACACCTGAGCCCTCCCATTGGAGCTGACCCCAACCGAGGGCCTGGGCGGCGAGCTCAATGAAGCGGCGCACCGATTCTTGGCGGCCGGTGGCAATCACGAAGTCTTCTGGGGTCTCCTGCTGGAGCATGCGCCACTGCATTTCGACGTAGTCGCGGGCGTGGCCCCAGTCGCGCAGGGAATCGAGGTTGCCCATGTAGAGGCACTGGTCGAGGCCGGCATCAATGCGGGCCAGGCCACGGGTGATCTTGCGGGTGACGAAGGTTTCACCCCGCCTGGGGCTCTCGTGATTGAACAGCAGGCCATTGCAGGCATACATGCCGTAGGCCTCGCGGTAGTTGACGGTGATCCAGTAGGCGTAAAGCTTGGCCACGCCGTAGGGACTACGGGGGTGAAACGGGGTGGTTTCCTTTTGCGGGACCTCCTGAACCAGGCCGTAGAGCTCGGAGGTGGAGGCTTGATAGATGCGCGTTTTTGCTGTGAGACCGCAGATCCGCACGGCCTCGAGGATGCGCAGGGTGCCGAGGGCATCGACGTTGGCGGTGTATTCAGGTGCCTCGAAACTCACGGCCACATGGCTCTGTGCGCCGAGGTTGTAGATCTCATCGGGTTGAACCTGCTCGATGATGCGCTGCAGGTTGCTGCCGTCAGAGAGATCTCCGTAATGAAGGGTGAGGCGCGGAGGCTGTCCTGACCGATCAGTCTCGTGAGGATCTTGATAGAGGTGATCGATGCGGGTGGTGTTGAAGGAGGAGGCGCGGCGTTTGATGCCGTGGACGGCGTAGCCCTTCTCCAGGAGGAGCTCAGCGAGATAGGAGCCGTCCTGGCCGGTGATCCCAGTGATCAGAGCTTTTTTCATCGTCGAACTTTATCGTCGTTGCAGCCTTTGACAGTCACCTGGACGTAAGGATGTGACTTCTTTCATTCATGGTTTGAATCTCGATCGATGAGCATTGAGGTTTTAAACAATGTTTTACCTGGGCAGGGGTTGCTCTGGAGCTTTTGGATTGTTCCAGAATGCAGTTGCCCTTTAGCTACGAGGCCAATATCCACTCTTTGTCCGCTTTATTTTGAGTTTTTTAGTGTCTACGGGTCACCTCATTTTTCTGATCTTGTCCGCTGCTCACTAAGGCTGCTAAGAACTTTTGACCCTGATGAGGTTCCCGCTTTCTTGGGGATCAGTAGCTGAACACTCTGGCTCCTGCTGCGAGAGGGGTTATCGCTTCATCATCCCGCCGGGCGATACTGGGCCTCAGATCAGCCCATTGCTATGGCCAGCGCCACTCCGATTCTTCCTGGCGCCACGGTGAAAGTGGTCGATGCCACTTCGATTTACAACGGCTACACCGGGTTTGTGCAACGCATCAGCGGCGATCGCGCTGCTGTGCTGTTTGAAGGCGGCAACTGGGACAAGCTCATCACCATGCGGCTGCGCGACCTTCAAGCCGCCTGATGCCAGCCCCCCACCGTCCGCGACCGCCTGGCGCGGGTGGTGCTCGAATCCGACACGCGTGCCGGCAGGCTTTACAACCTGGTCGTTTTCGGCGCGATCCTGCTCAGCGTCGTGGGTCTGCTGTTCGAGCCTGCTCCAGGTCTGGCTTCGGCTTCGTCCGCACTAGTGCCTGCGTGGGTTGACTGGATCGACCGTCTGGCCCTGGCGATTTTCGCCGCCGATCTGGTGTTGCATCTGATCGCAAGCCCTAGGCCTCTGGCCTATCTGCGCAGCGTGTATGGCCTGATTGATCTGTCGGCGGTGTTGTTTTTTGCCGTGCCGCAGATCAACAGCGGCTTAGTGCTGTGGGTGTTCAAGTTCGGTCGCATCCTGCGGGTCTTTAAGCAGCTGCGCTTCATGGATGAGGCCCGCGCCCTCGGGGCAGCCCTCAAGGCCAGTGCCCGGCGTATCAGCGTGTTCATTCTGTTTGTGCTGATCCTCCAGGTGGTGCTCGGCTACGTGATGGTGGTAGTGGAGAGCTTCCATCCACAAAGCCAGTTCCGCTCTGTCGCTCAGGGCGTGTATTGGGCTGTGGTCACCATGACCACCGTTGGTTACGGCGACATCGTGCCGCAGACGGCCCTGGGCCGAATCCTTGCCATGGCTGTGATGCTGCTCGGTTTCGGAATCATTGCGATTCCCACAGGCATCGTCACGGTGGAGGGGCTGCGCCGGGCTGGGGTCCGGGCTGATCTCCGAACGTTCAACTGCGACCAGTGCGGGCAGCCCAATCACCGCGCTAAGGCTCGGTATTGCGATCGCTGTGGGGCTCAGCTGCCACCTTCAAGACTCTGAAGCGCCGCCTGGGCTGCGCGCTGTTCAGCGTCACGCCGTGATCCTCCCCAGCCTTCCGCCAGGGTTTTGCCTTGCAGTTCCACCTGGCAGCGGAACCGTTTTGGGTCGCCATGGCGTTGACTTTGCTCCTCACTGCAATAGGTGGGTAGGCCGAGCTTGCGGGCTTGGCTCCACTCCTGCAGAGCCGACTTGGCATTGCCCTTGTGGGGGTCGGCCAGCACTGCTGCACTGGTCCGCTGCCAGTGAGGGGTGAGCCAGCTGTGCACGGGCTCGATGGATCCCCATCCCTGATACAGCGCTCCGATCAGGGCCTCGGTGGCTTCTGCTCGCAGGGTCGCGCGCGCCGCGTCGTCCCCGCGGGCCTTGGCGCCGATGGTTTGCACTGCTTCGATGCCGATGCTGTCGCCGAGGGCGGCAAGCCAACGGTCGCTCACCAGTTGAGCCCGCAGGGCGGAGCGCTCGCCAACGGGGAGTTGGGGGTGGTGCTGTTCGATGTATTCACTGGCTGCCAGTCGAAGAACGGCATCCCCGAGAAATTCGAGACGCTCGTGGTTGATGTGCCTGCCGGTGGAGGTGTGGGTCAGCGCTTCATCCACCAGCGCCAGGGTTCGGGCTGCATTTGGGCTAGTGGAGGGGTTCAATCCCAGGTCTGCGCAGAAGCGCATCAGTTGCTCATCGCGCAGAGGTGAGGGATCGGATGGGGCCGAATCGATGGGCACGGATCTGGACCTAACAGGAGCGCAGCGGATGGCGTCAGCTGGGGCGCCAAAGGGGGTGAAAGCAGGACATAAGCCGGGTTCTGTTCTCCCTTCCAAAGAAGGGGGGTGATCATCTATCTGGGATCGCCGTTACCGGCGACCTCGAGCGGCGCACATCAGCGGAACGGGGTTGATGGCCAACCGTCGTTCCTCGGCCTTGCTCCCAGCCGGGGTTTACCGAGCCAGCACCTCTCGATGCTGCTGGTGCGCTCTTACCGCACCTTTGCACCCTTGCCTGTGCCGGCAAGCCGGCCATCGGCGGTGTGTTTCTGTGGCACTCTCCTCACGGTCACCCGCACTGGGCGTTACCCAGCAAGCCTGGCCATCGGGGAGCCCGGACTTTCCTCAACCAAGCGCCTCGGGGCCGAAGCCACCGATGCCCTGATCGCGATCACCTCGCCTGCTTTCAACCCCCATAATGGCTTTTAGGGGGCTGTAGCTCAGCCGGATAGAGCGACGGTTTCCTAAACCGTAGGTCGTGGGTTCGAGTCCCGCCAGCCCCGTTGTCCGTGGGTTTGTGATCCCGTAGCCGCCACTACATCTGGGGGGGTGGCGGGACCGCACTCTGTCGCTAGCGTTAACGCAGTGAATCCGGTGCCATGACCCAGCTTCACGATCTGCGGCTTCGGCTCTTGGTGCAGCAGGAAAGCGAGCGCATTGCTGATTCCCAGCCCACCGATCTCGATCTCTCGGTGGTTCAGGCCCGTTGCCTCTGCTGGCTGGCGTTGCTGGCGGAGGCCCATGAAGACCAGGCCAGCGATGCGGAACGTCGTGGCGACACTGAGCAGGCCATGGGTTGGTTTGCCGATTCGATGCGTCTTCGTGACGTGATTCAGGTCGTGTCATCCATTGAGATTCCGCTGCCGGGAATGTCCGACCTCACTGACGACGACAACGGCGAGGGGCCGCGTGGTCCGTCCGCCGATGACGGCGGATTTTCAGGGGAGCCGCCTCTGGCTGCTTAATCAGATGTCATGATGGGAATTGATCTTGAGGGTGTGACGTGCCTGAAGAGCCCTGTCAATGCCCTGACTGTCAGCGCTTTTATCGCGAGCACGATCGCCTCATTCGTGAATCTCCCACCCTGCGTCAGCAGCAGGAGCTGAGTTGGGCTGCACTTCAGGCCTTCCGCACCCTCTCGGGTCGTGTGCTGGAGGATCTCCAGAAGCAGCACGGTCCCCGTCCGGCTGAAACCCAGGCTCATGCCACGCCTGTCGGTGCCACTGAAGAGCCCGTTGATGCGCTTCATCAGGCCATGGCGGATCTCGAAAACATCAATGCGCATCTGTTTTCGATCGAGGCCTTGATGGAGCGCATCTTTGATGTGCGCGTTCCTGAAGCGATTGAACAGAAGTTCCGCGAGCTGGCTGGCGAGTTGGCGCCCGATCCCCTCAATGCTGATCGTCTGCGTTTAAACCGTCTGCTCCACCAGACTCCTGATCTGCCGGATCGCAGCTGATCGTTTGATTTCTCCTGTGTCAGCAGGGCTTGTCGTCGCCTTCCCACCAGCTGGTTGATGCTCCCGATTTACTCAGGGGCATCAGGTGGCTTGTGTGGTTTGACTTGCTCAGCTTGATCGCCAGGCAGGTCTCAGCCGTCAGCGCACGTCGCAGGTGATGTCGACTTTCAGGGGCTGTACTTTCCAGATGTGATCGCAGTATTCCTGGATTGAGCGGTCGGAGGAGAAGAAGCCGCTTCGAGCAGCGTTCAATACCGACATGCGGTTCCATTGGGTGCGGTCGCTCCAGGCCTGGCTGACGGCGTCCTGGGCGCGGAGGTAGTCGGCGAAATCGGCCATCACGAAGAAGGGATCGCTGCCGGTGAGGTTGTCGAGCAGAGGGCGGAACAGGTCGGCATCGCCGTTGCTGAAGTGGCCACTTTCGATCAGATGGATCGCTTCGGCCAGCTCAGGGGTGCTGTTGATCACCTCCCAGGGGCGATAACCGCTTTGCTTCAGGGCCGCGATCTCTTCCACGGTTTTGCCGAACAGGAAGAAGTTGTCGGCGCCGACCTTGTCGCGGATTTCCACGTTGGCGCCATCGAGGGTGCCGATGGTGAGGGCTCCATTCATGGCGAACTTCATGTTGCCGGTGCCTGAGGCTTCCTTCCCTGCAGTCGAGATCTGTTCGGAGAGATCGGAGCCGGGATACACCTGCTCACCCAGCTTCACCGTGTAATTGGGCAGAAACACCACCCGCAAGCGGCCATCCATATCTGGATCGGCATTGACCGTTTCGGCGATGCCGTTGATGAAGCGGATCATCAGTTTGGCCATGTAATAGCCCGGTGCCGCTTTGCCCCCAAAGATCACGGTGCGGGGCGCTAATCCATCGGCCTGGCCGTTCTTGATGCGCAGGTATTGGGTGATGATCTGCAGCGCATTCAGGTGCTGGCGTTTGTATTCGTGGATCCGCTTCACCTGCACATCGAACAAGCTCGCAGGGTCCACCAGCACACCGGAATGACGGTGGATGTAGTTCGCCAGTTTGCGTTTGACCGACAGTTTGGTTTCGCCCCATTGATAGAGAAACGTGCTGTCGTGTTGATGGGCTTCCAGCTTGCGCAGGCTCTCCATGTTGGAGATCCAGTCGGGGCCCACCATCTGGTCAAACAGAGCTGACATCTCTGGGTTTGCCAGCGCCACCCAGCGGCGGGGCGTCACGCCATTGGTGACATTGGTGAATTTCTCGGGCCAGAGTGCAGCAAATTCAGGCAGCAGTTGGGTGCGCACCAGATCGGAGTGCAGCGCGGCAACACCGTTGACGTGATGGGCGCCGATCGTGGCCAGGTGGGCCATGCGCACGGCTTTGTTGCCGTCTTCATCGATGATCGAGAGCTTGCGCAGGATGGCGTCATTGCCTGGGAAGCGCAGTCGTACCTGCTGGAGAAAGCGACGGTTGATCTCGTAGATCAGCTCTAGATGCCTGGGCAGCAGGTCGGCGAACAGGCGTAGATCCCACTTTTCCAGAGCTTCCGGCAGCAGGGTGTGGTTGGTGTAGGCCACCGATTGGGTGGTGATCTCCCAGGCCTGGTTCCATTCCAGGTGGCGATCATCGATCAGCAGCCGCATCAGTTCGGCCACCGCAATCGCCGGGTGGGTGTCATTGAGCTGCACCGTCCAGTAGTCGGCAAAGTTCTCCACCGCAAGGCCGCGGTGATCGAGGCTGCGCAGCATGTCCTGTAGGGAGCAGCTCACGAAGAAGTGCTGCTGCTTCAGGCGCAGGCGTCGGCCCTCATCGGTGCCGTCATTCGGATAAAGCACCTTGGAGAGGGTTTCGCTGCCCACCTTCTCCTCCACGGCGCCGTAGTAATCGCCGATGTTGAAGGCATAGAAGTCGAAGCTCTCGGTCGCGTCCGCGCGCCACAGGCGCAGGCGGTCGCAGGTGTTGACCCGGTAGCCCAGGACGGGCACATCGTGGGGGACGCCGATGGCATGCTCCGCCGGGATCCAACGGGAGCGGTAATTCCCTTTGTCGTCGAGATAGCTCTCGGTGCGGCCCCCGAATCCCACGAAGCAGGCTTCATCCGGTTGGGGCAGTTCCCAAGGCCACCCGCCTTTGAGCCACTTATCGGTGACTTCCACCTGCCACCCGTCGCGGATCAGCTGGTCGAAGATGCCGAACTCGTAGCGGATGCCGTAGCCGGTGGCTGGCACCTGTAGGCTGGCGAGGGATTCCATGTAGCAGGCCGCCAGACGGCCGAGCCCTCCATTGCCCAGGCCTGGCTCTTCCTCCACATCGAGGATCTGCTGCAGCGATTCCACGCCGAAGCGACGCACCGCTTCCTCGGCCTCCTTCTGAATCCCGAGGTTGAGAAGGTTGTTGTTGAGCTGGGGGCCGATCAGGAATTCCGCCGAGAGGTACGCCACTGTTTTCTGTGGCCGGGCTCGGATGGCCTCGAGGCTGGCCAGGTAGCGGGTCATCAGCCGGTCGCGCACCGCATAGCTGAGGGCCATGTAGAGGTCATGGCGGCTGGCGGTGGGGGCGAGTTTTCCCAGCGTGAAGAACAGGTGCTCGGTCATGCCGGCAAACACGGCATCGGCTTCAAGCCCGGCCCGTTCGGGGTCGGCGAAGCAGCTGGGCGTGGGCAGACGTAGATCGAGAGGCTCGGAGGTGCTCATCGCTCTCAGATATGACGGAACCGGGTGTGATCCAAGTGTGAGTCGGTTTGCCCTTGACTGGTTCACACGGTGCAGGAACTGTGACCGAGGCTTCAGCGCCAATGGTTGATTTCTGGTGAGTTGTTGCCTTGCTCGCCGGCATCAGCCCGGTGCCGCAGGATTTTTCCCTTGATTTGTTCTTTCGATTGGGGCGCCCTGGATCTACCGAAAAGCACCTGCTTGCTGCCATTGATCACCAGAGTGAAGCGATCGATTTGGGTACTGATCGCACGTGCCAACGGCGTGTTGATGTTGCCTTGCTCTCTGTGCCCACGCCGCAGCAGGTTGATCTGAACGGTTGCTGGAGGGGATCTCTTATAAGGTCCCTGGCATCAGGACCTGTTGATCTCGATGCTTGTGCCCTTGGAGCTGGCCCAGCTCTCTCCGATGCTGAGTGAGCTCAGCAGCCACGATCTGGAGGTGGCTGAAACCCTGATCGGGGTGGTGCGCTTCCTGTTGATCTTCGTGGCTGCCCGCACTCTGGCGGAGGTGTTGGTGCGGTTTCAGCTGCCCACGATCCTCGGGGAACTGTTGGCCGGCGTGATCATCGGTGCGTCGGGCTTGCATCTGCTGGTGCCGCCTGAAACCCAGGCCCATCTCAGCGACAGCTTCAGCCAGCTCATCGGTGGACTGGCCTCGATTCCGCCGGATGCCATTCCGGAGATCTACAACGAGACCTTCCCCTCGTTGCAGGCGGTCGCCACCCTTGGCCTCTATGCCCTGCTGTTCCTCACCGGTCTTGAGAGTGAATTAGATGAGCTCGTGGCGGTTGGTGGTCAGGCCTTCACGGTTGCAGTCGCCGGTGTTGTGTTGCCCTTTGCCATTGGCACCGCAGGCCTGATGGCCATTTTCCACGTGGATCTGATTCCGGCAGTGTTCGCTGGTGCCTCGATGACCGCCACCAGCATCGGTATTACCGCCAGCGTGTTTGGCGAACTGGGTTACCTGAAAACCCGTGAGGGCCAGATCGTGATTGGCGCTGCTGTGCTTGACGACATCCTCGGCATCGTGATCTTGGCGGTGGTGGTGTCCGTGGCGGCTGGAGGCACCTTCTCGATGGCTCCGATCCTCAAGCTGGTGGTGGCAGCGATCGTTTTTGTGGTGGCGGCCATTGGCCTCAGCCGCACGGCAGCGCCTGCTTTCGACTGGCTGATCGACAAACTTAAAGCCCCGGGGGAAGTGCTCGTGGCGTCCTTTGTGATCCTTACGCTCAGCTGCTTTGCCGCCACAGCCATCGGTCTGGAGGCTGCCCTGGGCGCGTTCGCGGCTGGCTTGATTCTGAGCGGCTCGAAGCACAACCACGCCATTCAGCAGGCGGTGCTGCCGATCGTGACCCTGTTCGCCACGATTTTCTTTGTGCTGGTGGGTGCCGGCATGGATCTGTCGGTGATCAATCCGTTGGATCCCGCCAGCCGTTCGGCTCTTGTGGTGGCCGGCTTCCTGTTGGTGATTGCCATCCTCGGCAAGATCGCTGCAGGTTGGGCCTTTGTGAGCAAACAGCCCACCAACCGTTTGGTGGTGGGCTTGGGAATGATGCCCCGGGGTGAAGTGGGCCTGATCTTCCTCGGGCTCGGTACGAGTGCGGGTCTGCTCTCGCCCTCTCTGGAGGCCGCCATCCTTGTGATGGTGATCGGCACCACCTTCCTGGCACCGGTGCTGTTGCGTCTGGTGCTTGGTGGCAACACCCCCGATGGGGGCGACAAGGTGGACGACTCGGTTGCCGCCGATCCAGTCGGATTGGTCTGATCAGCGAGACACCAGGTCAGTCCTTCGTTCTGTCCTGTCCCTGACTGCGGGCCAGGAGTAGGAACAGGCTCCAACCCACCGTGATCAAAGCCAGGCTCGATGCCCAGCCTGGTCCAAGGGTCCAGCTCAGGACGAGCTGGACCACCACGCCCACCCCCAGGGCGAGCACAAGGCTGCTGATCACTAGGGCAATCTGCTGCCAGCCGGCGCTTAGCGGACTGTTGAGCAGGCTGGCTTCGAAGCGGCTGAGGGGCCCGCTCAGGGGGAGATACAGCGCCAGGGCCCAGAACACGGCGCCACGCAGAGTGGCCGGATCATTGAAAGGGCCGTAGCCGAGAGCGAAGGCGTCCAAAGGAACAAGCGCTGGCAAGGCTCCTTAGCATCACCGCTCAAGGCCTGATCTGTCGTGACCCTTGCTCCAGAAGCCGCTCCGGAAGTGGTCAGCGACCTGGTCAGCCAGCGGCTGCCCCAGACCGTGTGTGAACCCTGGGAACACCTGGGCGCGTTTGTGCATTGCCTGCACTGCGCCCCCACCGACCCTGCTGCTGCGGCCTTGGCGAAGGAGCGTCCGGCCCTGTTGTTGGTCCATGGCTTCGGGGCCTCCACCGATCACTGGCGACACAACATCCCAGTGCTGGCGCGCACCCACGAGGTGCATGCCCTTGACCTGCTCGGGTTTGGTCGCAGCGCCAAGCCGGCCGGCCTCACCTATGGCGGTGCCCTCTGGCGGGATCAGCTCGTGGCCTACGTCAAGGAACGGATCGGTCGCCCCATCGTGATCGCCGGGAATTCCCTGGGTGGTTTCGCGGCCCTCGCTGCTGGTGCTGCACTGGGGAATGACTGCGCTGGCGTGGTGCTGCTCAATGCCGCAGGCCCGTTCAGTGATGAGCAGC contains these protein-coding regions:
- the rfbA gene encoding glucose-1-phosphate thymidylyltransferase RfbA, with the protein product MQRKGIVLAGGSGSRLHPITQAVSKQLLPVYDKPMIYYPLSTLMLAGIREVLLITTPHDQAAFQRLLGDGSKWGMEITYAVQPSPDGLAQAFVIGAEFLASAPAALILGDNLFHGHDLVPQLVRSNANQAGATVFAYPVSDPERYGVAEFDAQGRVLCLEEKPQQPKSRYAVTGLYFYDSSVVERAQQVMPSLRGELEITDLNQMYLKDGLLRVEVMGRGMAWLDTGTCDSLNDASGYIRTLEHRQGLKVGCPEEVAWRQGWISSAELEALAQPLQKSGYGGYLLQMLEESVSDHTALQRSLEESHAV
- a CDS encoding mannose-1-phosphate guanylyltransferase/mannose-6-phosphate isomerase; amino-acid sequence: MSTPLIPVILCGGTGTRLWPLSRASYPKQYWALGGSGDDTLLQQTQQRLEGLEDLANPLVICNEDHRFIVAEQMRQIGIKPSAILLEPMGRNTAPAVAIAALQATSRGEDPLLLVLAADHVIRDGAQFRTTVEAGRAAAEAGQLVTFGIVPTAPETGYGYIEATAPLQAGTLSPTPIARFVEKPDRAKAEGFLATGRFTWNSGMFLFRASAMLAELERLAPEVVSCCRAALEQDAADLDFRRLDKSAFARCPNVAIDVAVMEQTQLGAVLPLDAGWSDVGSWSALWDTSDKDSEGNVLRGRVISEGSSNCYLRSEHRLVVGLGIDNLVVVETDDAVLVASRDQAQNVKRVVGQLEADGSPEGKAHRRIYRPWGHYTGVMEGSRWQVKRISVKPGASLSLQMHHHRAEHWVVVRGTALVERDGEEQLVGENQSTYIPMGCHHRLSNPGRIAVEMIEVQSGEYLGEDDIVRFDDVYGRSDQKSIAS
- a CDS encoding NAD(P)H dehydrogenase subunit NdhS gives rise to the protein MASATPILPGATVKVVDATSIYNGYTGFVQRISGDRAAVLFEGGNWDKLITMRLRDLQAA
- the rimM gene encoding ribosome maturation factor RimM (Essential for efficient processing of 16S rRNA); the protein is MFSAGAPAVPTSSEDWLPVGKVVGVQGLKGELRINPASEFPERFTDPGSRWLKARGSAPREMELKSGRQLPGRSVFVVRFAGIDNREAAEALIGQTLMVPADDRPELEEGEFHLLDLVGLEARLSADGDAIGTVSDLISGGNELLELKTPDGDTLMVPFVEAIVPEVHVDDGWLLLTPPPGLLEL
- the gmd gene encoding GDP-mannose 4,6-dehydratase — protein: MKKALITGITGQDGSYLAELLLEKGYAVHGIKRRASSFNTTRIDHLYQDPHETDRSGQPPRLTLHYGDLSDGSNLQRIIEQVQPDEIYNLGAQSHVAVSFEAPEYTANVDALGTLRILEAVRICGLTAKTRIYQASTSELYGLVQEVPQKETTPFHPRSPYGVAKLYAYWITVNYREAYGMYACNGLLFNHESPRRGETFVTRKITRGLARIDAGLDQCLYMGNLDSLRDWGHARDYVEMQWRMLQQETPEDFVIATGRQESVRRFIELAAQALGWGQLQWEGSGVRETGRRSDTGAIVVRIDPRYFRPAEVETLLGDPTNAREKLGWTPTTTLEELVNEMIAVDQEEARKEAYLQAKGFQVVGARE
- a CDS encoding GDP-L-fucose synthase gives rise to the protein MTNTSSKSLLRASDRIFIAGARGMAGSAISRGLTRKGYGDAARGGALLTPTRQKLDLLDGQAVSTWMQTNHPDVVVLAAATVGGIEANRSRPADFLLQNLSLQTNVMEAAWQAGTRRLLFLGSSCIYPKFAEQPIREETLLTGALEPTNEWYAIAKIAGIKLAEALRQQHGFDAISLMPTNLYGPGDNYHPTGSHVLPALIRRFHEAKQANAPSVTCWGSGTPLREFLHADDLGEACVFALENWSALSANAPKDDQGAPLAFLNVGTGIDLSIRELAEQVAEAVGYSGTIHWDTSKPDGTPKKQLNVSRLSELGWSARIPLSEGLLSAVQDFERNLSLGRLRE